Proteins encoded in a region of the Saccharothrix ecbatanensis genome:
- a CDS encoding PKD domain-containing protein — translation MTFIAFAVVAALAPAVAHAAPAGDDFDSATEITSLPFTTTIDTTGSSKADDDPNPCYFWGEGSVWQKYTAQSDGLLRVAARTDAWGTMLAVYTGQRGALDLEPSACVHNGNYTVHAEAGTTYYFMLVEYGGSAAGAVSFTLRETTPEPNDDRAAATVTSVPGDHQADLTRATAEQGEVPPSCAPEATRSVWYRYTPAYAKFVQVTSVQAISVHRAGDLSEVDCSAPRSTAVFHAAANESYLIRMAASPQATDGFQVSLRTAPDIVPHTTTWPRVPNVLSDTTLGASSGDPIYQPVASGTIDLGDGTVIPVTGNNVTHRFTKDGDYRVTTTVTTPDGRTGTSVRTLKVETHDVSVPALTVPTSARAGQSKPVKAFVANIRSEDDVTVTFYRVGQNGESDKEIGRLTQRVPVSLTGTTEFPFAYTYRPEDATAGHVTFRVRAEVAGYGWSGDDKGDDNEARATTTSVRPVATMSARIE, via the coding sequence TTGACATTCATCGCGTTCGCCGTGGTCGCGGCGCTCGCACCCGCCGTCGCCCACGCGGCGCCGGCAGGCGACGACTTCGACTCCGCCACCGAGATCACCTCGCTGCCGTTCACCACGACGATCGACACCACCGGATCCAGCAAGGCCGACGACGACCCGAACCCCTGCTACTTCTGGGGCGAGGGTTCCGTCTGGCAGAAGTACACGGCGCAGAGCGACGGGCTGTTGCGGGTGGCCGCGCGCACGGACGCGTGGGGCACGATGCTCGCCGTCTACACAGGACAGCGCGGCGCGCTCGACCTGGAGCCGAGCGCCTGCGTCCACAACGGGAACTACACGGTGCACGCCGAGGCGGGCACCACGTACTACTTCATGCTGGTCGAGTATGGCGGGAGCGCCGCCGGCGCGGTCTCGTTCACACTGCGCGAGACCACCCCGGAGCCCAACGACGACCGGGCGGCGGCCACGGTGACGAGCGTGCCCGGCGACCACCAGGCCGACCTCACCCGCGCCACGGCCGAGCAGGGCGAGGTGCCACCGAGCTGCGCTCCCGAGGCAACCCGGTCGGTCTGGTACCGCTACACGCCCGCGTACGCCAAGTTCGTCCAGGTCACCTCGGTGCAGGCGATCAGCGTTCACCGCGCGGGCGATCTGTCCGAAGTAGACTGTTCGGCCCCTCGCTCGACCGCGGTGTTCCACGCGGCCGCGAACGAGAGCTACCTGATCAGGATGGCCGCCTCCCCCCAGGCGACCGACGGGTTCCAGGTCAGTCTGCGAACCGCCCCCGACATCGTTCCGCACACGACCACGTGGCCCCGAGTCCCGAACGTGCTCAGCGACACGACCCTCGGCGCGTCGTCGGGCGACCCGATCTACCAGCCGGTCGCCAGCGGCACCATCGATCTCGGTGACGGCACCGTCATCCCGGTGACCGGCAACAACGTGACGCACCGGTTCACCAAGGACGGCGACTACCGCGTCACGACCACGGTCACGACCCCCGACGGCCGCACCGGCACAAGCGTACGAACGCTCAAGGTCGAGACGCACGACGTGTCGGTACCCGCGCTGACGGTGCCGACCTCGGCACGGGCCGGCCAGAGCAAGCCCGTCAAGGCGTTCGTAGCCAACATCCGTAGCGAGGACGACGTCACCGTCACCTTCTACCGCGTCGGCCAGAACGGGGAGAGCGACAAGGAAATCGGCCGTCTCACGCAACGGGTTCCGGTCTCGCTGACCGGCACAACCGAGTTCCCGTTCGCCTACACCTACCGGCCGGAGGACGCGACCGCGGGCCATGTGACATTCCGGGTGCGCGCCGAGGTAGCCGGCTACGGCTGGAGCGGCGACGACAAGGGTGACGACAACGAGGCACGAGCCACCACCACCTCCGTCCGACCCGTCGCCACCATGAGCGCGCGAATCGAGTAG
- a CDS encoding caspase family protein gives MIQVVSCYARETRRRPVWRSGGQPGGARRALVVACEVGGLTGCNNDAEVVESLLRRRGFDVVRIGGSTATRAGILDAYDRLVRVSRPGDAAVFFYAGHGGLFVDDENGDEEFRFIQPTDIDDSTEDDFRGVLAEELSVLQWRLSLRTTNVTTILDCCFSGRMSRDWPQAGLKARARTGKWPSSGIEARRQAAAEDFRRLRAAHPGSEWYDANPHAVRVLACSQSQLAHERHSPRLGRVHGLLTAALVAELADTPHTTWHDVADRIRPGVLNLNPSQRPEIEGPVERVVFTEDTEAASPTLPVSVDLLTGQARVDGAFLHGLERGERLLLVPVERVGGAEAVRATVNVVSGGSAYLVVEGGAEVPPGVVARRVEPRRSKQVVRVDSLSGPPPVDLMTALADVVEVHQGGTACGGELATVVLTDGGYRLEDAAGRALHADRRAVDSLGVDRLRREVGHLVTAARLRDLSLRADDGDFDAPVELAVTVVGGRSLSAENPVVHVGERLRIRVRNGAANGKPVYANVVDLGVGGRVTILNSTEPSGVELRAGVTRPLGAEPGGHEPGLPLTWPRDLPAGSARFETLLAVFSDSPQDLRGLTQDGVGHRGRPRSASEELADILRSGRRDVGGVDPAAVRFLIRNLTFSLCPGGDACAH, from the coding sequence GTGATCCAGGTGGTTTCGTGCTACGCCCGTGAAACGAGGAGGCGGCCGGTGTGGCGATCAGGTGGACAGCCCGGCGGAGCGCGTCGCGCGCTTGTCGTCGCCTGCGAGGTCGGCGGCCTGACCGGCTGCAACAACGATGCCGAGGTTGTCGAGTCCTTGTTGCGGCGTAGGGGTTTCGACGTCGTCCGGATCGGAGGGTCCACAGCGACGCGCGCGGGCATCCTCGACGCTTACGACCGACTGGTGCGGGTCAGCCGACCGGGAGACGCGGCGGTCTTCTTCTATGCCGGGCACGGCGGTCTCTTCGTTGATGACGAGAACGGCGACGAAGAGTTCCGCTTCATCCAGCCGACTGACATCGACGACAGCACGGAGGACGATTTTCGCGGCGTGCTCGCGGAGGAGTTGAGCGTCCTGCAATGGCGGCTTTCCTTGCGCACGACCAACGTCACGACGATCCTCGACTGCTGCTTCTCCGGCCGGATGTCGCGCGACTGGCCTCAGGCCGGCCTCAAAGCGCGGGCCAGGACCGGGAAGTGGCCGAGCAGCGGCATTGAGGCGCGCAGGCAGGCAGCGGCCGAGGACTTCCGCCGACTGAGGGCGGCGCACCCGGGTTCCGAGTGGTACGACGCCAACCCGCACGCGGTCCGAGTCCTCGCGTGCAGCCAGAGCCAGCTCGCCCACGAACGCCACTCGCCCCGGTTGGGGCGGGTCCACGGGTTGCTGACCGCCGCATTGGTCGCCGAGCTGGCAGATACGCCGCACACGACGTGGCACGACGTGGCGGATCGCATCCGGCCCGGTGTGCTCAACCTCAACCCGTCACAGCGCCCGGAGATCGAGGGGCCGGTGGAGCGGGTGGTGTTCACCGAGGACACGGAGGCTGCCTCGCCGACCCTGCCGGTGAGCGTCGACCTCCTTACCGGACAGGCACGCGTCGACGGTGCGTTCCTGCACGGTTTGGAGCGCGGTGAGCGCCTGCTGCTGGTTCCGGTCGAGCGCGTCGGGGGAGCGGAGGCCGTGCGGGCGACGGTCAACGTGGTGAGCGGCGGCTCGGCGTACTTGGTCGTGGAGGGCGGCGCGGAGGTGCCGCCGGGCGTAGTCGCCCGGCGGGTCGAGCCGAGGCGGTCGAAGCAGGTCGTCCGGGTGGACAGCCTCTCCGGTCCGCCGCCGGTCGACCTGATGACGGCACTGGCGGATGTTGTCGAAGTGCACCAGGGCGGGACGGCCTGTGGTGGGGAGCTCGCGACCGTGGTCCTCACCGATGGCGGTTACCGGCTGGAGGACGCCGCGGGCCGGGCGCTGCACGCCGACCGGCGGGCGGTGGACAGCCTGGGTGTCGACCGCCTCCGGCGGGAGGTCGGCCACCTGGTCACCGCGGCACGGCTGCGTGACCTGTCGTTGCGGGCGGACGACGGCGACTTCGACGCCCCCGTCGAGCTGGCCGTCACCGTGGTCGGCGGTCGGTCGCTGTCGGCGGAGAACCCGGTCGTGCACGTGGGCGAGCGGCTGCGGATCCGCGTGCGCAACGGCGCGGCGAACGGGAAGCCGGTCTACGCCAACGTCGTCGACCTGGGTGTCGGTGGCCGGGTGACGATCCTGAACAGCACCGAACCCTCGGGTGTCGAGCTTCGCGCCGGGGTCACGCGCCCGCTGGGCGCCGAGCCGGGTGGGCACGAGCCGGGGCTGCCGCTGACGTGGCCGCGAGACCTGCCGGCCGGGTCCGCGCGGTTCGAGACGTTGCTCGCGGTGTTCTCGGACAGCCCTCAAGACCTGCGCGGCCTCACCCAGGACGGCGTCGGCCACCGTGGACGTCCCCGGTCGGCGTCGGAGGAGTTGGCCGACATCCTGCGGTCGGGCCGGCGGGACGTCGGTGGCGTCGACCCGGCGGCGGTGCGGTTCCTGATCAGGAACCTGACGTTCTCGCTGTGCCCGGGCGGCGACGCCTGCGCCCACTGA
- a CDS encoding CHAT domain-containing protein has translation MPDCLAAFAARDYVTCYQTAISNFPVHGPPRLLVFYQLIAICLQRLGQSRDLAELPRLMLDFAADDWQESLIRLTFGQDTLDSVWPFATDAERRCQALYYAGARLLATGRQAEAERCLRGAVEQDADCVERNLAEIDLAALSDADTTGTAEQAFDFHNQRAHALMRHGHPGEAIRVAEEVYDLARRTFRQDDARFVQGLHTLMLAFSTAGHVSQAMELAPLAVRLAREHHAVDAEFANLLNTVAYLHKAGGDLDEARSLYRSAAEIWGRSEEHRGKNATVLHNLAQLEADRGDLDQAEPLFQRVLDLVDPADDDDGLYAMTLGNLAIVREKKGDPDGAERLYHQALDHHRDRIGEDHPTYASCLNNLGHLYLDQGRFAEAEPLLSQAADITERKLGTGHPNSLITLSALLRIYQATGQQEASDRLMARLRPEGRPVPGSGPHALHPIPGLAPLFQLIWSGLPQADGDPEPVGGATDWRSPSYQRLFGELAECFAEGSYGEALRLAVLLNAQDTTHEGLQMFLMCSSDSTRGLPEFQVALWMLVADPWQLQLIALTLGRTGATEVEWPADDEKACQLLYYAAQRHFVEGRGDDAVAGLRACAASGVDCFEAWMAGRILRAAPRASDRDLAARVQEINAKATDLLARKDIAEAAGLAEESLRLAAGLEENSPERTQSHYNVGLVTYYAGDLVRAEQVLSDLVTVAKGQEHGNRFLVAGALNVLGNIHADLARFELAEPVLLDALEQLRLADRTEDAQYAQVQANLAEVCREMGDTQRAILLCNAALRSMWESLGPDHPEYARTLKNFGGMLMEIGEYERAEHCLVQAQETFRAVLPAGHPDLATAGQALAHLYLEQQRYEDAESELRSALEISRNAGRAESLGRAVGAGLLANAYMMTGRFDEARGVLLESRATLDRLVGPVHPLSATVVANLGVLHALEGDTRGAFALTMEAEHVHSRLLFDAFATASERLQVNRLGRQYLQLSALLSLVAALGAPDDEVAQAFDLVLRRKGLSGEAQASVRDEIRVGGVSDLEPRIAHVRSLREKIARKTLSGPGPEGQRAHLDVLVAWTEEKERLEAELSRAVPATHLQQRVRQLSGRSLRSLLPPRSALVEIVCFGLLSFTVPKSGQDPARTRMRYWAFILRPDEGLRLIDLGDAEKIDRLVAGYRDEAVGTGTARDLVPHEPAADTAELDAGTALRAAVFDPLRPALGDARRLFLCPDGDMSRLPWEVLPVSSDRRLIDDYEISYLGCGRDLLRVSTPSTGEGTASVVIADPDFDLSASGTSRDPGDRTTRGLRQAGLSFDRLHGTNREGRAVAALLGVRPLMGAAATEAAAKSCLRPTVLHIATHGYFLPDTDRERDRPAPAALAAPLLGRLSNARDSPFLHSGLALAGANTWLAGGVLPAEAEDGILTAEDVSGMDLAGTELVTLSACETGLGSHHVGEGVLGLRRAFTSAGARTVVMSLWRVPDDETQTLMTDFYRRIVAGEGRAAALRHAQLELRRQRPHPYYWGAFICQGDPGGFVLRP, from the coding sequence ATGCCGGACTGCCTCGCGGCCTTCGCGGCCCGTGACTACGTGACCTGCTATCAAACCGCGATCAGCAACTTCCCGGTGCATGGACCGCCCCGGCTTCTCGTCTTCTACCAGCTCATCGCGATCTGCCTGCAACGCCTCGGACAATCGCGGGACTTGGCGGAGTTGCCTCGCCTGATGCTGGATTTCGCCGCCGACGACTGGCAGGAGTCCCTCATCCGGCTGACGTTCGGCCAGGACACCCTGGACTCCGTTTGGCCGTTCGCGACGGACGCGGAGCGCCGCTGCCAGGCGCTCTACTACGCCGGGGCCAGGCTTCTCGCGACCGGTCGGCAGGCGGAGGCGGAACGCTGTCTGCGCGGAGCCGTCGAGCAGGACGCCGACTGCGTGGAGCGGAACCTCGCCGAGATCGATCTGGCGGCGCTGTCGGACGCCGACACGACGGGGACGGCCGAGCAGGCGTTCGACTTCCACAACCAGCGCGCACATGCCTTGATGCGGCACGGCCATCCCGGCGAAGCCATTCGCGTCGCCGAAGAAGTTTACGATCTCGCGCGGCGCACCTTCCGGCAGGACGACGCGCGCTTCGTACAGGGGCTGCACACCCTGATGCTCGCTTTCAGCACCGCCGGTCATGTGTCACAGGCGATGGAACTGGCGCCACTCGCCGTTCGGCTCGCCCGTGAGCACCACGCCGTCGACGCCGAGTTCGCGAACCTCCTGAACACCGTCGCCTACCTGCACAAGGCCGGCGGCGACCTGGACGAGGCGAGGTCGCTCTACCGGTCCGCGGCCGAGATCTGGGGCCGTTCGGAGGAGCATCGGGGCAAGAACGCCACCGTGCTGCACAACCTCGCCCAGCTGGAGGCCGACCGCGGCGACCTCGATCAGGCGGAGCCGCTGTTCCAGCGGGTCCTGGACCTGGTCGACCCTGCTGACGACGACGACGGGCTGTACGCCATGACGCTGGGCAACCTGGCGATCGTCCGGGAGAAGAAGGGCGATCCCGACGGTGCTGAGCGGCTGTACCACCAAGCCCTGGACCACCACCGCGACCGGATCGGCGAGGATCACCCGACGTACGCGTCCTGCCTGAACAACCTCGGGCACCTGTACCTGGACCAGGGTCGCTTCGCGGAGGCCGAGCCGCTGCTGAGCCAGGCCGCAGACATCACGGAGCGGAAGCTGGGGACCGGCCATCCCAATTCACTGATCACGCTGAGCGCCCTCCTCCGGATCTACCAGGCGACCGGTCAGCAGGAGGCTTCGGACCGGCTGATGGCGCGGTTGCGGCCCGAAGGTCGTCCAGTGCCGGGCAGCGGCCCTCACGCGCTGCACCCGATCCCTGGTCTGGCGCCGCTGTTCCAGTTGATCTGGTCGGGTCTGCCGCAGGCGGACGGCGACCCCGAACCTGTCGGTGGAGCCACGGACTGGCGCTCTCCTTCCTACCAGCGGCTGTTCGGCGAGCTCGCCGAATGCTTCGCCGAGGGCTCGTACGGTGAGGCACTGCGACTGGCCGTCCTCCTCAACGCGCAGGACACGACGCACGAGGGTCTGCAGATGTTCCTGATGTGCAGTTCCGACAGCACACGGGGATTGCCGGAGTTCCAGGTGGCACTCTGGATGCTCGTCGCCGACCCGTGGCAGCTCCAGCTCATCGCGCTGACGCTGGGTCGAACCGGAGCCACCGAGGTTGAGTGGCCGGCCGACGACGAGAAAGCCTGTCAACTGCTCTACTACGCGGCCCAGCGGCACTTCGTCGAAGGTCGCGGTGACGATGCGGTTGCCGGGTTGCGCGCCTGCGCGGCCTCCGGTGTGGACTGCTTCGAGGCCTGGATGGCAGGACGGATCCTGCGTGCCGCCCCGCGTGCGTCCGATCGCGACCTGGCGGCGCGGGTCCAGGAGATCAACGCGAAGGCGACCGATCTGCTCGCGCGCAAGGACATCGCGGAGGCCGCCGGCCTGGCCGAGGAGAGCCTGCGGTTGGCGGCCGGTCTGGAGGAGAACTCCCCGGAGCGGACGCAAAGTCACTACAACGTCGGCCTCGTGACCTACTACGCAGGAGACCTGGTCCGGGCCGAGCAGGTGCTGAGCGACCTGGTGACCGTCGCGAAAGGACAGGAACACGGCAACCGGTTCCTGGTCGCCGGTGCGCTGAACGTCCTCGGCAACATCCACGCCGATCTCGCGCGGTTCGAACTGGCGGAGCCGGTGCTGCTCGACGCGCTGGAACAACTTCGGCTCGCGGACCGCACCGAGGACGCGCAATACGCACAGGTGCAGGCCAACCTGGCAGAGGTCTGCCGCGAGATGGGCGATACCCAGCGGGCGATCCTCCTCTGCAACGCGGCGCTGCGGTCCATGTGGGAGTCACTCGGGCCGGATCATCCCGAGTACGCGCGGACGCTGAAGAACTTCGGCGGAATGCTCATGGAGATCGGCGAGTACGAGCGGGCCGAGCACTGCCTCGTGCAGGCGCAGGAGACCTTCCGGGCGGTGCTGCCCGCGGGTCATCCGGATCTGGCCACCGCCGGTCAGGCGTTGGCCCACCTGTACCTGGAGCAGCAGCGGTACGAGGACGCCGAGTCCGAGTTGCGGTCCGCGCTGGAAATCAGCCGGAACGCCGGTCGGGCCGAGAGCCTTGGTCGCGCGGTGGGAGCAGGCTTGCTCGCCAACGCCTACATGATGACCGGGCGGTTCGACGAGGCACGGGGCGTCCTGCTGGAAAGCCGCGCGACCCTGGACCGGCTTGTCGGACCTGTGCACCCGCTCAGCGCCACAGTGGTCGCCAACCTGGGCGTGCTGCACGCCCTGGAGGGCGACACACGCGGAGCGTTCGCCCTGACGATGGAAGCTGAGCACGTCCACTCGCGCCTGCTCTTCGACGCGTTCGCGACCGCCTCGGAGCGGCTGCAGGTGAACCGGCTCGGTCGCCAGTACTTGCAGTTGTCCGCCCTGCTGAGCCTGGTGGCCGCCCTCGGCGCCCCTGATGACGAGGTCGCGCAGGCCTTTGACCTGGTCCTGCGCCGCAAAGGGCTCTCGGGCGAGGCGCAGGCGTCGGTGCGCGACGAGATCCGGGTGGGCGGTGTTTCCGACCTGGAGCCGAGAATCGCGCACGTGCGCTCGTTGCGGGAGAAGATCGCCCGCAAGACGCTGAGCGGTCCAGGGCCGGAAGGGCAAAGGGCCCACCTGGACGTGCTCGTCGCCTGGACCGAGGAGAAGGAACGCCTGGAGGCCGAGCTGTCACGGGCCGTTCCCGCGACACACCTGCAACAACGCGTGCGGCAGCTGAGCGGGCGATCACTGCGGTCCCTGCTGCCGCCGCGCTCGGCGCTGGTCGAGATCGTGTGTTTCGGGCTGCTCTCGTTCACGGTCCCGAAGTCGGGCCAGGACCCGGCCAGGACGCGGATGCGGTACTGGGCCTTCATCCTGCGGCCCGATGAGGGTCTGCGGCTGATCGACCTCGGGGACGCCGAGAAGATCGATCGGCTGGTGGCCGGTTACCGGGACGAGGCCGTCGGGACGGGGACCGCCCGCGACCTCGTGCCGCACGAACCGGCTGCGGACACCGCCGAACTCGACGCGGGCACCGCCCTGCGAGCTGCGGTCTTCGACCCCCTCCGCCCGGCTCTCGGAGATGCCCGCCGCCTGTTCCTCTGCCCGGACGGCGACATGTCCCGCCTGCCCTGGGAGGTGCTGCCCGTCTCGTCCGACCGTCGCCTCATCGACGACTACGAGATCAGCTACCTCGGATGCGGACGCGACCTGCTGCGCGTCTCGACCCCGTCGACGGGAGAGGGCACGGCCTCGGTGGTCATCGCGGATCCCGACTTCGACCTGTCCGCATCGGGTACGTCCAGAGATCCAGGTGACCGGACCACCAGGGGCCTGCGCCAGGCCGGGCTGAGCTTCGACCGGCTGCACGGCACCAACCGGGAGGGTCGGGCGGTCGCCGCACTGCTGGGCGTGCGCCCGCTCATGGGGGCCGCCGCCACCGAAGCGGCCGCGAAGTCCTGCCTGCGCCCGACGGTCCTGCACATCGCCACCCACGGCTACTTCTTGCCGGACACCGACCGGGAGCGGGATCGCCCAGCGCCGGCTGCCCTCGCCGCCCCGCTGCTCGGCCGACTGTCGAACGCCCGCGACAGCCCGTTCCTGCACTCCGGCCTCGCCCTGGCCGGGGCGAACACCTGGCTGGCCGGTGGCGTGCTGCCGGCCGAGGCGGAGGACGGGATCCTCACCGCGGAGGACGTGTCGGGGATGGATCTGGCCGGGACCGAGCTGGTCACCCTGTCGGCCTGCGAGACCGGTCTGGGCAGCCACCACGTCGGTGAGGGCGTGCTCGGCCTGCGCCGTGCGTTCACCTCGGCCGGGGCACGCACGGTCGTGATGAGCCTGTGGCGGGTGCCTGATGACGAGACGCAGACGTTGATGACCGACTTCTACCGGCGGATCGTGGCCGGTGAGGGACGGGCTGCCGCTCTGCGACACGCACAGCTGGAGCTGAGGAGGCAACGGCCGCACCCGTACTACTGGGGCGCGTTCATCTGCCAGGGTGATCCAGGTGGTTTCGTGCTACGCCCGTGA
- a CDS encoding PKD domain-containing protein, which produces MPILRSLAVVAAALLGTLVPGVAHAAPPDNDDFDASTPITALPFTAQLDRTEATRALDDPTNCVGWPAEGSVWFHHTTTEDGIVRIDTDGSDLDVKLSVLIGSRGDLRSLGCSGPGGPLTLRVTAGQTYYFMAADGYNGRGARLNLSVRQMTPVANDNFADAQTVTSLPFSAPQPDFTLAGAEPEEPWATTCAGVREGAPTVWFTYTPTRTESVLAHVRANSIGPVLSIYEGSSLPELRSLGCTEGHSWKGKAFRLVAGTTYHLQLQYSFYSSTEATMVLAEAPPLETEVSPSSSGEWSIFNDIDFRLYHRNDYDQPVTTEWDFGDGTSVPPSTEKQAVHRYAKDGNYTVTVRSTSEDGRVATDTTPVVVKTHDVGIAKFTTPSSARAGQQKQISVQVSNTRYLEKDTTVTFYKYGEWGWQEVGLMKLDVPAHPTRKVTFPFAYTFTQEDAVRGKVTFRAVVSLPYPSRDALPLDNEVISTATTVLPAATVTAHVN; this is translated from the coding sequence ATGCCCATCTTGAGATCGCTCGCGGTCGTCGCGGCCGCGTTACTGGGGACGCTGGTGCCGGGCGTGGCACACGCGGCACCACCGGACAACGACGACTTCGACGCATCGACGCCGATCACGGCACTGCCGTTCACCGCACAGCTGGACAGGACCGAAGCCACCAGAGCACTCGACGATCCGACCAACTGCGTGGGGTGGCCCGCGGAAGGATCTGTCTGGTTCCACCACACCACGACCGAGGACGGAATCGTCCGCATCGACACGGACGGCAGCGACCTCGACGTGAAGCTGTCGGTGCTCATCGGCAGTCGAGGCGACCTGCGGTCCCTCGGGTGCAGCGGTCCCGGAGGCCCGCTGACGCTGCGGGTGACCGCGGGCCAGACGTACTACTTCATGGCCGCCGATGGGTACAACGGTCGCGGGGCCAGGCTGAACCTGAGCGTGCGGCAGATGACGCCCGTGGCCAACGACAACTTCGCCGACGCGCAGACGGTCACGTCGCTGCCGTTCAGCGCACCACAGCCGGACTTCACGCTCGCCGGCGCCGAACCGGAAGAGCCTTGGGCGACGACGTGCGCCGGTGTGCGAGAAGGCGCACCCACCGTCTGGTTCACCTACACACCGACTCGCACGGAGTCGGTCCTCGCCCACGTGAGGGCGAACAGCATCGGCCCCGTCCTGTCCATCTACGAAGGCTCGTCCTTGCCGGAGCTCCGGTCGCTCGGGTGCACGGAGGGCCACTCCTGGAAAGGCAAGGCGTTCCGGCTCGTTGCGGGCACGACCTACCACCTGCAACTGCAGTACAGCTTCTACAGCTCTACCGAGGCCACCATGGTGCTGGCGGAGGCGCCGCCGCTGGAGACGGAGGTTTCTCCCAGCTCGTCCGGTGAGTGGTCGATCTTCAACGACATCGACTTCAGGCTGTACCACCGCAACGACTACGACCAGCCGGTGACGACGGAGTGGGACTTCGGCGACGGCACGAGCGTGCCGCCGAGCACCGAGAAGCAGGCGGTCCACCGCTACGCCAAGGACGGCAACTACACCGTGACCGTCCGCTCCACCTCCGAGGACGGCCGTGTCGCCACCGACACGACCCCTGTTGTGGTGAAGACGCACGACGTCGGAATCGCCAAGTTCACCACGCCGTCCTCGGCGCGGGCAGGGCAGCAGAAGCAGATCTCCGTGCAGGTGTCGAACACGCGCTATCTGGAGAAGGACACCACGGTCACGTTTTACAAGTACGGCGAGTGGGGATGGCAAGAAGTCGGCCTGATGAAACTGGACGTGCCGGCGCACCCGACCCGCAAGGTCACCTTCCCGTTCGCCTACACGTTCACGCAGGAGGACGCGGTCAGGGGCAAGGTGACTTTCCGCGCCGTCGTCTCCTTGCCATACCCGTCGCGGGACGCGCTGCCGCTGGACAACGAGGTGATCTCCACCGCCACGACCGTCCTCCCGGCGGCCACCGTCACCGCTCACGTGAACTGA